The genome window AGATTTGATACAAAACCCTATCTCGACTATGGCGTCTTTACGGAACTCAAAGACAGCCGCTATTTCCAACAAGTACGGATTGCCTTTGGTACTGTCCAGTGGCCGCATGAACAGGACATTAGCCCGGAAACTCTGTTCCTAGAAAGTGTGCCCCTCAACGAAACTCATCCCGGGAGATTCGCTCAAGAGACCGCCTAACGAGGTGCACCACCGCATCGCCTCCCCACGAGTGCTGCAAATGTGACCTTCCCCTCTGTTCCTCTACCCTATCTTTGACCCATCAT of Deltaproteobacteria bacterium contains these proteins:
- a CDS encoding DUF2442 domain-containing protein, producing MKKVVVVKANEDFTLDLQFNDGSLRRFDTKPYLDYGVFTELKDSRYFQQVRIAFGTVQWPHEQDISPETLFLESVPLNETHPGRFAQETA